One region of Oscillatoria salina IIICB1 genomic DNA includes:
- a CDS encoding putative PEP-binding protein: MENFSWLNQIQSSDYPEVGEKAFALSQLAQRGYPVSDGFVIPAASFQEFLTLVAESEPLLAQLPNSFLQINLDDRETLQLTAQRLRRAIAATYLPEVWLSNLIAQATSLNSPSLILRASLPQPLTGLLPAQICACQKDSLATNLKQVWGELFSAHCLFYCFRHHREFPLDLAILVQSAISPVASGIVETDGTIARIQANWGFGHSIVKGEVLPDFFQVVMATGEVERRQIGHKNRAYRLNLEEHSLEAYLLSEEEQNSYALSDEDLGELIRVIQLLATGNEPHFHLEWIFVPMSESSSSHKLYLTQFDSPQLPSPEVAPTIELPNLIVKGLSASGGRAIAPAFLVPDVREDLPTIPPNCILITSSIVPDWLPLLYQAAGVVAEKSGLTSHAAIIARELGIPAVVGATGAIEKIQPGESLLIDGTRGEVYRLSPRKSSSTQVPTGSSLELEETVLPCLETQDNPPTATTVNRVSSYPIATQLFVNLSQTNTLAKAAQLPVDGVGLLRSELLILELLGNQAPNWWLQPERKPIFIKLLAGAITQFAAAFAPRSVFYRSTDWRDPELPRFFDHLPNSKSQLNPLLGQRGTFTYLLHPELFVAELQALALVFQQGYNNLSLILPFVRSVDEFVFCRQRIVDLGLNKQANFQLWMMAEVPSVLFQFQEYVAAGVQGISIGTNDLTQLLLGVDRENADLVSLFDERHPAVLAAVKQLIDLAKATEIPCSICGQAPVLYPELIDSLVRWGISSISVEVEAVEKTYQAIARAEQRIILEAARRRLD, from the coding sequence GTGGAAAATTTCTCCTGGCTGAATCAGATTCAATCCTCAGATTATCCAGAAGTTGGAGAAAAAGCATTTGCTTTAAGCCAACTCGCACAACGTGGCTATCCGGTAAGCGATGGTTTTGTGATTCCTGCTGCTAGTTTCCAAGAGTTTCTTACTCTTGTGGCTGAGTCGGAACCTTTATTAGCTCAATTACCTAATTCATTTTTACAAATTAATCTCGACGATCGCGAAACTTTGCAGTTGACGGCACAAAGATTGCGTCGGGCGATCGCTGCTACTTATTTACCGGAAGTTTGGTTATCTAATTTAATTGCCCAGGCGACTAGTTTAAATTCTCCTAGTTTGATTTTACGTGCTTCTCTTCCCCAACCATTAACTGGTTTACTCCCTGCCCAAATTTGTGCTTGTCAAAAAGACAGTTTAGCTACCAATCTCAAACAAGTTTGGGGAGAGTTATTTAGCGCTCATTGTTTATTTTACTGTTTCCGCCATCACCGCGAATTTCCTTTAGATTTAGCAATTTTAGTGCAAAGCGCGATCTCGCCTGTAGCTTCTGGGATAGTGGAAACTGATGGTACGATTGCCCGCATTCAAGCTAATTGGGGTTTTGGACACAGTATTGTTAAGGGAGAGGTTCTCCCAGATTTTTTTCAGGTTGTTATGGCAACTGGTGAAGTGGAACGGCGACAAATCGGTCACAAAAATCGTGCTTATCGGCTCAATCTTGAAGAACATAGTTTAGAAGCTTATTTACTCAGTGAAGAAGAACAAAATAGTTATGCTTTGAGTGATGAGGATTTGGGTGAATTAATCCGGGTGATTCAACTTCTTGCTACTGGGAACGAGCCGCACTTTCATCTAGAATGGATTTTTGTCCCTATGTCAGAATCTAGTTCTTCTCACAAGCTATATTTAACTCAATTCGATTCTCCCCAATTACCATCTCCAGAAGTAGCCCCTACTATCGAACTTCCCAATTTAATTGTTAAAGGTTTATCTGCTTCTGGGGGACGCGCGATCGCTCCGGCTTTTCTTGTCCCCGATGTCAGAGAAGATTTACCAACTATTCCACCTAACTGTATTTTAATTACTTCTAGTATTGTTCCTGATTGGTTGCCTTTACTTTATCAAGCTGCCGGTGTGGTTGCAGAAAAATCTGGACTTACTTCTCATGCAGCAATTATTGCTCGCGAGTTAGGTATTCCGGCTGTGGTTGGTGCTACTGGTGCAATCGAAAAAATTCAACCTGGAGAGTCACTTTTAATTGATGGCACTCGCGGTGAGGTTTATCGTTTGTCTCCCAGAAAATCAAGTTCTACTCAAGTTCCCACTGGGTCATCTTTAGAGTTAGAGGAAACGGTTTTACCCTGTTTGGAAACTCAAGACAATCCTCCTACAGCAACTACTGTTAATCGAGTTTCTAGTTATCCAATTGCCACACAGTTATTCGTCAATCTCTCCCAAACTAATACTCTGGCTAAAGCTGCTCAATTACCTGTGGATGGCGTGGGTTTGTTGCGCTCGGAGTTACTAATTTTAGAGTTACTGGGAAATCAAGCACCGAATTGGTGGTTACAGCCGGAACGAAAGCCTATTTTTATTAAATTATTAGCTGGGGCAATTACTCAGTTTGCGGCTGCTTTTGCACCCCGTTCTGTTTTCTATCGTTCTACTGATTGGCGAGATCCAGAGTTACCTCGTTTTTTTGACCATCTTCCTAACTCGAAATCTCAACTTAATCCTCTCCTCGGACAACGAGGAACTTTTACTTATTTGTTACATCCAGAATTATTTGTCGCTGAATTACAGGCTTTGGCTTTGGTTTTTCAGCAAGGTTACAACAATCTTAGTTTGATTTTGCCTTTTGTCCGCAGTGTGGATGAGTTTGTTTTCTGTCGTCAACGAATAGTAGATTTGGGCTTAAATAAGCAGGCTAATTTTCAACTTTGGATGATGGCAGAAGTGCCTTCGGTTTTGTTTCAGTTTCAGGAATATGTTGCCGCAGGCGTTCAGGGGATTTCTATCGGTACTAATGATTTAACTCAGTTACTTTTGGGTGTAGACCGCGAAAATGCCGATCTAGTAAGTTTGTTCGACGAGCGTCATCCTGCTGTTTTGGCTGCGGTTAAACAGTTAATTGATTTAGCGAAAGCGACGGAAATTCCTTGTTCGATTTGCGGTCAGGCTCCGGTGCTTTATCCGGAATTAATTGATAGTTTGGTACGTTGGGGGATTAGTTCTATTTCTGTGGAAGTTGAGGCGGTGGAAAAAACTTATCAGGCAATCGCTCGTGCCGAACAACGGATTATTTTGGAGGCAGCAAGACGAAGGTTAGATTAG
- a CDS encoding ABC transporter ATP-binding protein, with translation MSSPNRLLLRFAFKYPWLVAATVILGFSGALFNGVGTALIVPLLLAFLGKEEFELKGGPPALQKVLSFFDSFPEEQKLMAMTGAVLLAIILKNIANYANSLTAGYLSRSLVNGMRLEGLRLLLDVDIDFYAKYKIGDIINRISTEVGKTAGAVKVAISMFSDSITILVFIAFLLSLSWQLTIVATFLLFLVALVNQYFIKRAKQIGRSLTKKSQEYSNKLYEILTGIRLIKTVSKEEEEYQKIKKIIREREQADFQAEANYGAVAPINEVSGIIALLLIVICGSYIFSQQLETVSTDLAVYLVLLFRLLPFMGKLNGARSKFANAVPSAEIIADFLNKKDKPFMVQGDEDYQNLVEGIKFEKVSFSYPNHEELVLKEIDLWIPKGKTIALVGSSGAGKSTLADLLPRFYDPTAGRITFDGKDLKKYKISSLRQAMGVVSQDTFLFNNTVRHNLAYGREEATEEQIVDAAKRANAYEFIMNLPQGFDTEIGDRGVMLSGGQRQRLAIARALLRDPDILILDEATSALDTVSERLVQEAIDELCRSRTTLVIAHRLSTVQRAYQIVVLEKGKIVEIGSHEELLEIKGGQYARLYEMQFSDKPKSSLPYSPALIRTSLLISQELQNRLSYEVRTTLNGMIGSLRLLTDDLIDTPEEQEELIEESYESAIRLLNTIEFFEEQAPKLPLEVE, from the coding sequence ATGTCTTCCCCAAATCGCTTACTTCTAAGATTCGCTTTTAAATATCCTTGGTTGGTAGCTGCTACTGTCATTCTCGGCTTTTCTGGAGCGCTGTTTAATGGTGTAGGAACTGCTTTGATTGTACCTTTGTTATTGGCATTTTTGGGTAAGGAAGAGTTTGAATTGAAGGGAGGTCCCCCGGCACTGCAAAAGGTTTTGTCTTTTTTTGATAGCTTCCCAGAAGAGCAAAAGTTAATGGCAATGACGGGGGCAGTTCTGCTGGCAATTATTCTGAAAAATATTGCTAATTATGCTAATTCGTTAACTGCTGGTTATTTATCTCGTTCTTTGGTGAATGGGATGCGCTTAGAAGGGCTAAGATTGCTCTTAGATGTCGATATAGATTTTTATGCTAAGTACAAAATTGGCGATATTATCAATCGTATTAGTACGGAGGTAGGTAAGACTGCTGGTGCGGTAAAAGTGGCAATTTCTATGTTTAGCGATTCGATCACTATTCTCGTTTTTATCGCTTTTCTCCTTTCCCTTTCTTGGCAGTTGACTATTGTGGCAACTTTTTTGCTATTTTTGGTGGCTTTAGTCAATCAATATTTTATTAAAAGAGCTAAACAAATTGGAAGAAGTTTAACTAAAAAGTCCCAAGAATATTCTAATAAATTATATGAAATATTAACGGGTATTCGTTTAATTAAAACGGTTAGTAAAGAAGAAGAAGAATATCAAAAAATCAAAAAAATAATTAGGGAAAGAGAGCAAGCGGATTTTCAAGCAGAAGCTAATTATGGTGCAGTTGCACCGATTAATGAAGTTTCGGGAATTATTGCTTTGTTATTAATCGTGATTTGTGGGAGTTATATCTTTTCTCAGCAGCTAGAAACGGTTTCGACAGATTTGGCTGTGTATTTGGTTTTGTTATTTCGCTTGCTGCCGTTTATGGGTAAGTTAAATGGTGCCAGAAGCAAGTTTGCTAATGCGGTTCCTAGTGCGGAAATTATTGCGGATTTCTTAAATAAAAAAGATAAACCTTTTATGGTTCAGGGGGATGAAGATTATCAAAACTTAGTCGAAGGAATTAAGTTTGAAAAGGTAAGTTTTTCCTATCCAAATCACGAAGAGTTGGTACTGAAGGAGATCGATTTATGGATACCTAAAGGAAAGACGATCGCTTTGGTGGGTTCTTCCGGTGCGGGTAAGTCTACTTTAGCAGATTTGCTACCGAGATTTTACGATCCGACGGCGGGACGGATTACTTTTGATGGAAAAGATCTTAAAAAATACAAAATTTCCTCTTTAAGGCAAGCAATGGGGGTAGTTAGTCAAGATACTTTTTTGTTTAATAATACAGTACGCCACAATCTTGCTTATGGTCGGGAGGAAGCCACGGAAGAACAAATAGTTGATGCGGCTAAACGAGCTAATGCTTACGAGTTTATCATGAATTTACCCCAAGGCTTTGATACGGAAATTGGCGATCGCGGGGTGATGCTTTCGGGGGGACAGCGACAAAGATTGGCGATCGCTCGTGCTTTGCTCCGCGATCCTGATATCCTCATTTTAGATGAAGCTACTTCGGCTTTGGATACGGTTTCCGAACGATTAGTCCAGGAAGCAATTGATGAACTCTGTCGATCTCGTACTACTTTAGTTATTGCTCACCGACTCTCGACGGTACAAAGAGCTTATCAAATTGTGGTACTCGAAAAAGGTAAAATTGTGGAAATTGGTAGCCACGAAGAATTATTGGAAATTAAAGGCGGTCAATATGCACGTCTCTATGAAATGCAATTTTCTGATAAGCCTAAGTCGAGCTTACCTTACAGTCCGGCTTTAATTAGAACTTCTTTGTTAATTTCTCAAGAATTACAAAATCGTCTTTCTTATGAAGTTCGGACTACTCTTAATGGCATGATTGGTTCCCTACGTTTATTAACTGATGATTTGATCGATACTCCTGAAGAACAAGAAGAGTTAATTGAGGAGTCTTATGAGTCGGCAATTCGCTTACTAAATACAATTGAGTTCTTTGAAGAACAAGCTCCTAAGTTACCCTTAGAAGTTGAGTAA
- a CDS encoding tetratricopeptide repeat protein, which yields MNLALGKTISGRYQIVSQLGRGGFGTTFIAVDNHLPDKRRCVVKQLKPQATDSLTLEIARRLFDTEAQTLLQLGTHPQIPQLFAYFEEDEEFYLVQEYVEGTELNEELTPPQTKSETEVIELLQEILEILNFVHQHQVIHRDLNGRNIIRRKKDGKLVLIDFGAVKQVTTQVASCGQTDLTVAIGTPGYRPSEQANGNPQLSSDIYALGMLIIQALTGCSPNKLPKDPLTSEISWHEIVQVSPGLRKVLAKMVSYDYRDRYPTAKEALAAVANLTNSTTALMSSTLQSGNQRLENKVSLKKLNRLPCSWLSSGLLVLLAIAGGIIGIIALGNLRNTANSTNLYEQGKTFYELNRYDRALVAYQGAIAIRPDYAEAWKGQGDTLKSLEQDREALQAYEKAIQLQPDYWQAWLGRAEVLANLEEVPEAISAFEKVISLQPKQVAAWLGKGKIQMKLAEYSAAIATFERVLELQPDDAHTWYEMGEALSYLERDSEAVTAYDRALSLKPDFSQTWYSRGNALMNLSDYSPAVDSFQQAVKFQPDWAQAWYNLATAKSKLGQYQQAIAAYDRVIQLTPNDYQTWYDRGFAFQQEQRYQEAIADYDRALEINTQDPSIWYQRGIILYNLERDREAIVSFEQATALQPELHQAWYNRGNALLRLQRTAEAIASYDKALLYKPNYPEASQAKERAEKQLLGITQND from the coding sequence ATGAACTTAGCTCTAGGAAAAACAATCAGTGGGCGCTACCAAATTGTTTCTCAGTTGGGACGAGGAGGATTCGGCACGACTTTTATTGCTGTTGATAACCACTTACCCGACAAGCGACGTTGTGTGGTTAAACAACTCAAACCTCAAGCTACAGATTCGTTAACTTTAGAAATAGCCAGAAGGTTATTTGATACCGAAGCACAAACTTTGTTGCAACTGGGAACTCATCCTCAAATTCCTCAATTGTTTGCTTATTTTGAGGAGGATGAGGAATTTTATTTGGTTCAAGAGTACGTCGAAGGTACGGAACTCAACGAAGAACTAACGCCTCCTCAAACGAAAAGCGAAACCGAAGTTATCGAACTTTTGCAAGAGATTCTCGAAATTTTAAACTTCGTCCATCAACATCAGGTGATTCACCGCGATCTTAACGGACGAAACATCATTAGGCGTAAAAAAGATGGTAAATTAGTTTTAATCGATTTTGGTGCTGTTAAACAAGTTACTACTCAAGTTGCTTCCTGCGGACAAACAGATTTAACTGTGGCGATCGGAACTCCGGGATATCGTCCGAGCGAACAAGCTAATGGGAATCCTCAATTAAGTAGCGATATTTATGCTTTAGGAATGTTAATTATTCAAGCTTTGACTGGTTGTTCGCCAAATAAGTTGCCCAAAGATCCTCTGACTAGCGAAATTAGTTGGCACGAGATCGTCCAAGTTAGTCCGGGATTGAGGAAAGTGCTGGCTAAAATGGTAAGCTATGATTACCGCGATCGCTATCCGACAGCGAAAGAAGCTTTGGCGGCAGTAGCAAATTTGACGAATTCAACTACTGCTTTGATGTCATCGACTCTGCAATCGGGAAATCAAAGATTAGAAAATAAAGTTAGTTTAAAAAAGTTAAATCGTCTTCCGTGTAGTTGGTTATCTTCGGGATTGTTGGTGTTATTGGCGATCGCTGGAGGCATAATCGGGATAATTGCCCTTGGGAATTTGCGAAATACGGCTAATTCTACTAATTTATACGAACAAGGTAAGACTTTTTATGAGTTAAATCGTTACGATCGCGCTTTAGTAGCTTATCAAGGCGCGATCGCAATTCGACCCGATTATGCCGAAGCTTGGAAAGGTCAAGGAGATACTCTCAAAAGTTTAGAACAAGATCGCGAAGCTTTACAAGCTTATGAAAAAGCAATTCAACTTCAACCAGATTATTGGCAAGCTTGGCTCGGTAGGGCAGAAGTTCTTGCTAATCTAGAAGAAGTTCCCGAAGCAATTTCGGCTTTTGAAAAGGTGATTTCTCTACAACCCAAACAAGTCGCAGCTTGGTTGGGAAAAGGGAAAATTCAAATGAAGTTAGCTGAATATAGTGCCGCGATCGCTACTTTTGAACGAGTCTTAGAATTACAGCCTGATGATGCTCATACTTGGTACGAAATGGGCGAAGCTTTAAGTTATCTCGAACGTGATTCGGAAGCAGTCACAGCTTACGATCGCGCTTTAAGTTTAAAACCAGATTTTAGTCAAACTTGGTACAGTCGCGGTAATGCTTTGATGAATTTGTCTGATTATTCCCCAGCAGTTGATTCTTTCCAACAAGCAGTTAAATTTCAACCTGACTGGGCACAAGCTTGGTATAATCTCGCTACTGCTAAAAGTAAGTTAGGACAATATCAACAAGCAATTGCCGCTTACGATCGCGTGATTCAATTAACACCAAATGACTATCAAACTTGGTACGATCGCGGTTTCGCTTTTCAGCAAGAACAACGCTATCAAGAAGCAATTGCTGACTACGATCGCGCCCTCGAAATCAATACTCAAGACCCAAGCATTTGGTATCAAAGAGGTATAATATTATACAACCTCGAACGCGATCGCGAAGCGATCGTTTCCTTCGAGCAAGCCACCGCCCTCCAACCAGAATTACACCAAGCTTGGTATAATCGCGGCAATGCTCTGTTACGTTTACAACGTACCGCCGAAGCGATCGCTTCCTATGATAAAGCCCTCCTCTACAAACCTAATTATCCCGAAGCCAGTCAAGCTAAAGAACGTGCCGAAAAACAACTTTTAGGAATTACTCAAAATGATTGA
- a CDS encoding response regulator transcription factor — protein MPRILVIDDDPAISELVSINLEMAGYEVNQAADGIKGQALAVQLQPDLIMLDLMLPKVDGFTVCQRLRRDDRTADIPVLMLTALGQTQDKVEGFNAGADDYLTKPFEVEEMLARVRALLRRTDRIPQAAKHSEILNYGPLTLVPERFEAIWFDKTVKLTHLEFELLHCLLQRHGQTVSPSEILKEVWGYDPDDDIETIRVHIRHLRTKLEPDPRHPRYIKTVYGAGYCLELPGNVNSDRAAV, from the coding sequence ATGCCTCGAATACTCGTCATCGACGATGACCCTGCAATCTCAGAATTAGTATCCATCAACCTAGAAATGGCAGGATACGAAGTAAATCAAGCAGCAGACGGTATAAAAGGTCAAGCTTTAGCCGTACAATTGCAGCCAGACTTGATTATGCTCGATCTAATGCTACCAAAAGTTGATGGCTTTACCGTATGTCAGCGCCTGCGTCGGGACGATCGCACTGCGGACATTCCGGTTTTAATGCTAACAGCCCTAGGTCAAACCCAAGACAAAGTAGAAGGATTTAACGCTGGTGCAGACGATTATCTCACCAAACCCTTTGAAGTCGAAGAAATGCTAGCCAGGGTGAGGGCTTTGCTGCGGCGAACCGATCGCATTCCCCAAGCCGCAAAGCACTCAGAAATCCTCAACTACGGACCCTTAACGCTAGTACCAGAAAGATTTGAAGCAATTTGGTTTGACAAAACAGTCAAACTAACTCATCTCGAATTTGAGTTGCTACATTGTTTGTTACAGCGTCACGGACAAACCGTATCTCCTAGCGAAATCCTCAAAGAAGTGTGGGGTTACGATCCCGACGACGACATCGAAACGATCCGCGTCCACATCAGACACTTGAGAACCAAACTAGAACCCGATCCCCGCCATCCGCGCTATATCAAAACCGTTTATGGTGCTGGTTACTGTTTAGAGTTACCTGGTAACGTCAACTCAGATCGAGCCGCAGTCTAA
- a CDS encoding glycosyltransferase, whose amino-acid sequence MAKYYVFYLGDVLPQPKAHLVQVSHSANAAANLGYPAVLVSLQKDFRSLNPLNLIAPFRPRKPELKLLEFYHLQSRLKVAPLPMPYPIDRIRGKLTDSNTIACKYYLPVHLKPKTQIVHSRDWNFVKAAVKNEIPAIYECHHYENKKYEPEIVNQRFLQVAVTVADTVRENLIRNGMPPEKTVKLHNGFNQFFYERHPEAARTWRQQLLTEKRDRLVVYAGALHTFKGIDLLIEVASQLPNVQFALAGGPEKERQAYQEIVQSKQLENVALVGYLPHKNLASLLQAADLLVYPHLSGEAANFTSPLKLFDYIAAGKPIVSTTIPSLDDFRSSPLIAGWCEPDSATELAGCLERVFSAYPQWSPDHIHDRALVEQYSWENRISRILDFVDPSFRPQKLI is encoded by the coding sequence ATGGCTAAATACTACGTTTTTTATCTTGGTGATGTCTTGCCTCAACCAAAAGCTCACTTGGTGCAAGTATCCCATTCAGCTAATGCTGCTGCTAATTTGGGTTATCCCGCAGTTTTGGTATCTCTGCAAAAAGACTTTCGTTCTCTCAATCCTCTCAATTTAATTGCTCCTTTTCGTCCGAGAAAACCAGAGCTAAAGTTATTAGAGTTTTACCATCTTCAGTCTCGCTTAAAAGTTGCTCCTTTACCAATGCCTTATCCGATAGACCGAATTCGTGGTAAGCTTACTGACTCTAATACTATTGCTTGTAAGTATTACTTACCAGTACATTTGAAACCAAAAACTCAAATCGTCCATAGTCGCGATTGGAATTTTGTTAAAGCCGCAGTTAAGAACGAAATCCCCGCTATTTACGAATGTCATCATTACGAAAATAAAAAATATGAGCCGGAAATAGTTAATCAGCGATTTTTACAGGTTGCTGTGACTGTGGCTGATACGGTACGAGAAAACTTAATTCGTAATGGAATGCCGCCAGAAAAGACGGTTAAATTGCATAATGGTTTTAATCAATTTTTTTATGAGCGTCATCCAGAAGCTGCTCGAACTTGGCGCCAACAATTACTAACTGAAAAGCGCGATCGCTTGGTTGTCTATGCTGGGGCTTTACATACTTTTAAAGGTATCGATCTCTTGATTGAGGTTGCTTCTCAATTGCCAAATGTTCAATTTGCTTTGGCTGGTGGTCCGGAAAAGGAACGTCAAGCTTATCAAGAAATAGTTCAGTCAAAACAGCTTGAAAATGTGGCTTTAGTTGGTTATTTACCTCACAAAAATTTGGCTAGTTTGCTGCAAGCTGCCGATCTTCTTGTTTATCCTCATCTTTCTGGGGAAGCTGCTAATTTTACTTCTCCGTTGAAGCTATTTGACTATATCGCTGCCGGAAAACCGATCGTTTCGACAACTATTCCTTCTTTGGACGATTTTCGCTCTTCTCCTTTGATTGCTGGCTGGTGCGAACCGGATAGCGCGACTGAACTTGCTGGATGTCTGGAACGGGTTTTTTCTGCTTATCCTCAATGGAGTCCAGACCATATTCACGATCGCGCTTTGGTGGAACAATATTCTTGGGAGAACAGAATTAGCCGAATTCTTGATTTTGTCGATCCTTCTTTTCGTCCCCAAAAACTTATTTAA